A single window of Colletotrichum higginsianum IMI 349063 chromosome 8, whole genome shotgun sequence DNA harbors:
- a CDS encoding C6 finger domain-containing protein → MDAPAPPPPPPPPSSSSSSFSAAHYFPARRRVWQACTNCRARKTRCDAAKPKCSLCMAQDVECIYRDSNQPRIEQNTRILLERIQMLEDPREHTPAAPSRAASNNAGIGIGIGVGVGVENADWGNA, encoded by the exons ATGGACGCCCccgcgccaccgccgccgccgccgccgccctcctcctcttcctcttccttctccgcTGCCCACTACTTTCCGGCACGGCGCCGGGTGTGGCAGGCCTGCACCAACTGCCGGGCCCGCAAGACACGCTGCGATGCCGCGAAGCCCAAGTGCAGCCTGTGCATGGCGCAGGATGTCGAGTGCATCTACCGCGACTCGAACCAGCCGCGCATCGAGCAGAACACGAGGATCCTGCTGGAGCGCATCCAGATGCTCGAGGACC CCCGCGAGCacacccccgccgccccaaGCCGCGCGGCATCCAACAACGCCGGgatcggcatcggcatcggcgtcggcgtcggcgtcgagaacGCAGACTGGGGCAACGCATGA
- a CDS encoding C6 finger domain-containing protein, with protein sequence MEFSSSTPPPPPPLPLPLPPLLSAIPGGMRFTEATDVFFHGASHGEQFRFPPESWRLFQDRSLPVSIDAADRYREAIHEYFAEVNIFFPLLALEDIVATFDEVVASEQTAGTHVSPLVAPSRYCLLLLVLCLGSFVCTGANRISLDETAGRSGGQHHRPSSSSIFADFPGLDELLWRKSRLLLGFVSSEITLEAAQCTMLAR encoded by the coding sequence ATGGAATtctcctcgtcaacgccaccgccgccgccaccgctgccgctgccgctgccgccgctgctgtcaGCGATACCGGGAGGGATGCGGTTCACAGAAGCCACAGACGTCTTTTTCCACGGGGCATCACACGGGGAACAGTTCAGGTTCCCTCCAGAGTCGTGGAGGCTCTTCCAGGACCGCAGTCTCCCCGTCTCCATCGACGCGGCTGACCGGTATCGAGAGGCGATCCACGAGTACTTCGCCGAGGTCAACATCTTCTTTCCGCTGCTCGCGCTGGAGGACATAGTGGCAACATTCGACGAGGTAGTCGCCTCGGAGCAGACGGCCGGGACGCATGTGTCGCCGCTTGTTGCGCCCTCGAGGTACTGCTTGCTGCTCCTCGTCCTGTGCCTGGGGTCGTTCGTCTGCACCGGCGCGAATCGCATCTCGCTTGACGAGACAGCGGGCCGGAGCGGAGGACAGCACCACcggccctcgagctcgagcatATTCGCAGACTTCCCCGgactcgacgagctgctgtGGCGCAAGTCGAGGTTGCTTCTCGGGTTCGTTTCGTCCGAGATCACCCTCGAGGCAGCACAATGCACGATGCTTGCAAGGTAG
- a CDS encoding C6 finger domain-containing protein, with protein MNANGRVADSFHWAHATAVKCEALARRLFWVSLIYEGDFVSEISITLPSGIARYEDVVPYPAPETPKHHRDYYYHHHHHHHHHAATTTVPTPDADADAASPASTSFYRTEELVAFQISTNAAIRRFLNRVNSVVYDSRDQFRMTRASYADWLLRTTTDLWSYHGALYRNLPDFLLTSQPRRRPPGPPDHEGVSSSSPAAAAATTPGIIRVEELGNNPWNVLRLKGRYYAGQYIIHRPFIEYVMLNVAHFETHPCKGAVLERCRMCLEGCKGFINVFDIDPANSMTGLFATGMV; from the exons ATGAACGCAAACGGCCGGGTGGCAGATTCCTTCCACTGGGCGCATGCTACCGCTGTTAAATGCGAGGCGCTCGCGAGAAG GCTGTTCTGGGTCTCGCTGATCTACGAGGGCGACTTCGTGTCGGAGATATCCATCACCTTGCCGTCCGGCATAGCGAGATACGAGGACGTTGTGCCATATCCGGCCCCGGAAACGCCCAAGCACCACAGAGACtactactaccaccaccaccaccaccaccaccaccacgccgccacgacgacggtccCGACGccagacgccgacgccgacgccgcgagCCCTGCCTCGACGTCCTTCTACCGgaccgaggagctcgtcgcgTTCCAGATCAgcaccaacgccgccatccggCGGTTCCTGAACCGCGTCAACAGCGTCGTCTACGACAGCAGGGACCAGTTCCGCATGACCCGCGCCAGCTACGCCGACTGGCTGCTGCGCACCACCACGGACCTGTGGTCCTACCACGGCGCCCTCTACCGTAACCTGCCCGACTTCCTGCTGACGAGCcagccgaggaggaggccccCCGGCCCTCCCGACCACGAGGGcgtctcgagctcgtcgccggcggcggcggcggcgacgacgccgggcaTCATTcgggtcgaggagctcggcaaCAACCCGTGGAACGTGCTGCGCCTCAAGGGCCGGTACTACGCCGGGCAGTACATCATCCACCGTCCCTTCATCGAGTACGTCATGCTCAACGTGGCGCACTTCGAGACCCATCCGTGCAAGGGGGCGGTCCTGGAGAGGTGCAGAATGTGTCTGGAGGGTTGCAAGGGGTTCATCAACGTTTTCGATATCGACCCGGCCAACAGTATGACGGGCCTGTTTGCAACCGGCATGGTGTAg
- a CDS encoding C6 finger domain-containing protein, with translation MVVILRVATMCAVFREILPPDIEQAMFVGTRNLRRFSISVREFEWHLGVLDRLEAACKNRMAA, from the coding sequence ATGGTTGTCATCTTGCGCGTGGCGACCATGTGCGCCGTCTTCCGGGAGATTCTGCCTCCGGATATCGAACAGGCCATGTTCGTTGGCACGCGGAACCTGCGGCGGTTCAGCATCAGCGTGAGAGAGTTTGAGTGGCATCTGGGAGTCCTGGACAGGCTCGAAGCGGCCTGCAAGAACAGGATGGCGGCGTAG
- a CDS encoding Endoglucanase C: protein MSNGILRTSGSSIVDAEGNSVLLRGTALGGWMLMENFMNGFPGREHQIRAALLKVLGKEKCDFFFDRFLEYFFTEKDAEFLASIGFNCVRLSFNYHHFEDDMNPFVIKEEGFKHLDRAIEICAKYGIYTILDLHSAPGGQNQDWHSDNPTGYAAFWDHKHFQDRVINLWQVIAKRYAGNPWIAGYNPLNEPADVEWTRLLSFYDRIVPAIREADPEHILWLEGNTFSMDFSGFTKVFDNSVYAVHDYCGFGFPNRIGRYQGLKEQDAYIRQMYDRKVAFMKEHNVPIWNGEFGPIYEREEYNPDWEEHNEERYKMLDKQMAIYTDEGIAWSIWAYKDVNVMGMTYLSPDSAWLKLLGPMIRKKRDLAVDSWAYDDAHLQPNLFGPLHKWFEDNVPAEYSKKYPWQWRMHMHVFRGIRGITMAE from the exons ATGTCGAACGGAATCCTTAGAACGTCGGGCTCCAGCATCGTCGATGCCGAAGGAAACTCCGTTCTCCTGCGCGGT acggccctcggcggctgGATGCTGATGGAGAACTTCATGAACGGGTTCCCCGGCCGTGAGCACCAGATCCGTGCCGCGCTGCTCAAGGTTCTGGGCAAGGAGAAGTgcgacttcttcttcgacCGGTTCCTCGAGTACTTCTTCACCGAAAAGGACGCCGAGTTCCTCGCCTCCATCGGCTTCAACTGCGTCCGCCTGTCGTTCAACTACCACCACTTCGAGGACGACATGAACCCCTTCGtcatcaaggaggagggtTTCAAGCATCTCGACCGTGCCATTGAGATT TGCGCCAAGTACGGAATCTACACCATCCTCGACCTTCACTCGGCTCCCGGCGGCCAGAACCAAGACTGGCACTCGGACAACCCGACCGGCTACGCCGCCTTCTGGGACCACAAGCACTTCCAAGACAGAGTCATCAACCTGTGGCAGGTGATCGCCAAGCGCTACGCGGGCAACCCGTGGATCGCGGGCTACAACCCGCTCAACGAGCCGGCCGACGTCGAGTGGACGCGCCTCCTCTCCTTCTACGACCGCATCGTGCCCGCCATCCGCGAGGCGGACCCGGAGCACATCCTCTGGCTCGAGGGCAACACCTTCAGCATGGACTTCTCGGGCTTCACAAAGGTGTTTGACAACTCCGTCTACGCGGTGCACGACTACTGCGGCTTCGGCTTCCCCAACCGCATCGGCAGATACCAGGGCCTGAAGGAGCAGGATGCCTACATCCGGCAGATGTACGACCGCAAGGTCGCCTTTATGAAGGAGCACAACGTGCCGATCTGGAACG GCGAGTTCGGACCCATCTACGAGCGCGAAGAGTATAACCCCGACTGGGAGGAGCACAACGAGGAGCGGTACAAGATGCTGGACAAGCAAATGGCCATCTACACAGACGAGGGCATCG CATGGAGTATCTGGGCCTACAAGGACGTCAACGTCATGGGCATGACATACCTCTCCCCGGACTCGGCCTGGCTCAAGCTCCTCGGCCCCATGATCCGCAAGAAgcgcgacctcgccgtcgacagcTGGGCCTACGACGACGCCCACCTCCAGCCCAACCTCTTCGGGCCGCTGCACAAGTGGTTCGAGGACAACGTGCCGGCCGAGTACTCCAAGAAGTACCCCTGGCAGTGGCGCATGCACATGCACGTGTTCCGCGGGATCCGCGGCATCACCATGGCCGagtaa
- a CDS encoding Lactose permease → MDFLRRRLPAPRQDHQARLARKQGGTAAANEAYQPSRVAQLAQEAPIWYKSAARRKLYFLLFPAAVVSYATSGYDGSMMNSLQTVSYFDDFFDNPRGAVLGLMSAIMALGSICSTPIAPWVADKFGRRWGITVGSCIMIVGAILQCESTAFAMFVVSRFVLGFGLSFATTSAPSLVSELSHPKDRVTITAICNTCIAAAWITYGTRTIPSTWSWRIPSLLQMAPSVVQLAAIWFLPESPRWLISNDRGDEALEALKQYHGEGEETELVRLEFEEIRAAIDNEKRLGSTTWKSMVKTKGNRYRMFLVICMGFFSQWSGNGLIAYYLSRIMDTVGITNKNTQALVNGLLNIWNFGLALTTAFFVERIGRRPLFRVSTCGMLVVFIGWTIASARFAETGASSAGIAVMALIFLYQVFYCIAFSPLPVAYSVEVLPYSIRAKGMATYVFATKAAVFVNQYVNPIGIQNIGWRFYIVYVAILAVEACIAYGWFLETKGKALEEIAVIFDGEEANVRTAENGKGEGPYDVEETEHATSKV, encoded by the exons ATGGACTTCCTCCGTCGACGTCTCCCCGCCCCGAGGCAGGACCATCAGGCCCGTCTAGCCCGCAAGCAGGGCGGGACAGCAGCGGCCAACGAGGCCTACCAGCCGTCCCGCGTCGCGCAGCTGGCCCAGGAGGCTCCCATCTGGTACAAgtccgccgcccgccgcaaGCTctacttcctcctcttcccggccgccgtcgtctcctaCGCCACGAGCGGCTACGACGGCTCCATGATGAACTCCCTGCAGACCGTCTCCTACTTTGACGACTTCTTCGACAACCCCCGCGGCGCGGTGCTGGGCCTGATGAGCGCCATCATGGCCCTCGGCAGCATCTGCTCGACCCCGATCGCCCCCTGGGTGGCGGACAAGTTCGGGAGGCGGTGGGGCATCACCGTCGGCAGCTGCATCATgatcgtcggcgccatcctGCAGTGCGAGAGCACGGCCTTCGCCATGTTCGTCGTGAGCAGGTTCGTCCTCGGGTTCGGGCTGTCGTTTGCCaccacgtcggcgccgagtcTGGTCAGCGAGCTGTCACACCCCAAAGACCGTGTGACCATCACGGCCATCTGCAACACTTG CATCGCCGCCGCATGGATCACGTACGGCACTCGAACGATCCCGAGCACCTGGTCCTGGCGAATCCCCTCTCTTCTCCAGATGGCCCCGAGCGTGGTGCAGCTGGCTGCCATCTGGTTCCTGCCCGAGTCTCCCCGCTGGCTCATCTCGAACGatcgcggcgacgaggccctggaAGCCCTGAAGCAATAccacggcgagggcgaggagacggagcTGGTAAGGCTGGAGTTTGAGGAGATCCGGGCGGCCATCGACAACGAGAAGA GACTTGGAAGCACGACCTGGAAGTCCATGGTCAAGACGAAGGGCAACCGGTACCGCATGTTCCTCGTCATCT GCATGGGATTTTTCTCACAGTGGTCTGGCAACGGTTTGATCGCGTACT ACCTGTCAAGGATCATGGACACCGTTGGCATCACGAACAAGAACACCCAGGCGCTGGTCAACGGCCTGCTCAACATCTGGAacttcggcctcgccctcacgacggccttcttcgtcgagcggatcggccgccgcccgctctTCCGCGTCTCGACCTGCGGCatgctcgtcgtcttcatcggctGGACCATCGCCTCGGCCCGcttcgccgagacgggcgccagctcggccggcatcgccgtcatggccctcatcttcctctACCAGGTCTTCTACTGCATCGCCTTCTCGCCCCTGCCCGTCGCCTACTCGGTCGAGGTGCTGCCCTACTCCATCCGcgccaagggcatggccaCGTACGTCTTCgccaccaaggccgccgtcttcgtcaacCAGTACGTCAACCCGATCGGGATCCAGAACATAGGCTGGCGATTTTACATCGTCTACGTCGCCATTttggccgtcgaggcctgCATCGCGTACGGGTGGTTCCTCGAGACCAAGGGCAAAGCGTTGGAGGAGATTGCCGTCATCTTTGACGGAGAGGAGGCCAATGTCAGGACTGCGGAGAACGGGAAGGGCGAGGGGCCTTATGATGTCGAGGAAACGGAGCATGCGACGTCCAAGGTTTGA
- a CDS encoding Pectate lyase: MQLSVVSMLALAVSLVDAQSRTTSTRKTTTSTIKWQASGGVSCPHPSVNTQWPTPTGSTSFPTASVIPANAVFDGKMALFDRKGSTGDCKGQVDQDEAAAVFILEPGATLKNAIIGPAQAEGVHCRGPCTIENVWWDDVCEDAATFYGSGPRYIRGGGAREASDKVFQHNGEGWLHIDGFYANKYGKFYRSCGNCSQQFQRHVNITNFVGIQGVVMGVNQNYGDTATLSNYCLAKIGVICTRYSGCVKPCEAGEIGEGALAPYCVVNGQDWS, from the exons ATGCAACTTTCCGTGGTCTCTATGCTGGCACTGGCCGTGTCTCTGGTCGACGCCCAGTCCCGGACGACTTCGACGCGAAAGACGACAACGAGCACCATCAAGTGGCAAGCCTCCGGCGGCGTGTCCTGCCCCCACCCGTCCGTCAACACGCAGTGGCCGACGCCCACCGGCAGCACGTCGTTCCCCACGgcctccgtcatcccggccaacgccgtcttcgacggGAAGATGGCGCTGTTCGACCGCAAGGGCAGCACCGGCGACTGCAAGGGCCAGGTCGACCaagacgaggccgccgccgtcttcatcctcgagCCCGGCGCGACGCTGAAGAACGCCATCATCGGgcccgcccaggccgagggcgtccaCTGCCGCGGGCCGTGTACCATTGAGAACGTCTGGTGGGACGACGTGtgcgaggacgccgccacGTTCTACGGCTCCGGGCCCAGATACATCCGGGGCGGAGGGGCGCGGGAGGCCAGCGACAAGGTCTTCCAGCACAACG GCGAGGGATGGCTGCACATCGACGGCTTCTACGCCAACAAGTACGGTAAATTCTACCGCTCGTGCGGCAACTGCAGCCAGCAGTTCCAGCGCCACGTCAACATTACGAACTTTGTTGGCATCCAGGGCGTCGTTA TGGGCGTGAACCAGAACTACGGAGACACCGCTACGTTGTCGAACTACTGCCTTGCCAAGATCGGAGTCATCTGCACGCGTTACTCGGGCTGTGTCAAGCCCTGCGAGGCCGGGGAGATCGGCGAGGGGGCGTTGGCGCCGTACTGCGTGGTCAATGGTCAAGACTGGTCGTAA